A window of Gadus chalcogrammus isolate NIFS_2021 chromosome 2, NIFS_Gcha_1.0, whole genome shotgun sequence genomic DNA:
GCCCTGGTGCAGCTGGACGGGCCGGTGGAGTGGAGCGAGTACGTGAGGCCCGTGTGCCTGCCGGACTCCGGGGTGCGGTTCCCCGGGGGCCGCCCCTGCTACGTCACCGGCTGGGGCCACATCCGGCAAGGAGGTGGGCTGTGGGGGGCTTATtccaggggggttgggggggtttaATGGTCATTCTTGTTTTGACGTTGTTTGGTGTTTATCAGCCACCCGCTATGCAGATATCCTAGAAAAATACAAATTTGAAGTAATTTTTAAAACAAGTGAAAAACAATTGTGTAGCAAAAGAAGTATAAAGCCGTTGTGGCCcggtgttgtttttgtctttaaCTGATTGGCCTGACTCTCATGGTCTTTACAGATCAAATACAGGTTAAATGACGCATGTGCTAGATGCAGTGAGTCTAGAtttcctaaccgctagaccaggTTGTAACCtccgtgttgttgttgttgtttttatggcTGCGTTGTGTTCAGATAAGGCTTCTTCTCCACCTTCTTTACGTCTTTAATCTTTGGTACCCATGTTGGATTTTACTGCCGCAACCTTTCCTACAGAAGCACTGGCATCAGAAAGGGACGCATattagtgagggaggaggcagtTCTGGTCGTTATTTTTAATTTGCACCATCTTTCCCCGAACCACAGTTAGTCTGCCGGGGGTGGGGACTCTGCAGGAAGTGATGGTGCCAATTATCGATCAGACTTCCTGCCGCACGATGTACAGCGTAGACGCTGATGGCACCGACGACGTGGACATCCTATCGGACATGATCTGCGCTGGCTACCAGGAGGGCGGCAAGGACTCCTGTCAGGTCAGGCCCCCAACAAAATATatagaaggacacacacacacacacacacacacacacacacacacacacacacacacacacacacacacacacacacacacacacacacacacacacacacacacacacacacacacacacacacacacacacacacacacacacatacacacacagcgagagagagagagacacaaacacagcgaGAGACATtaacatacagagacacacacgcacacacacacagtgtcgtGCCAACCTCCTGTGTGTGGTTCTCCCGCGGCTGCAGGGGGACTCTGGAGGTCCGCTGGTCTGTCCCATGGGCAACGACACCTGGATCCAGGCGGGGGTGGTGAGCTTCGGCCTGGGCTGCGCCGAGCCCAACCGCCCCGGCGTGTACGCCAAGGTGTCCGCGTTCGCCGACTTCATCCGGGCCACCGTCCCGGAGGTCCAGTTGATCGCCGCGGGCTGGAGGAGCACCGCGGCGCTGGCCCTGGTCCTCGCTCCCAGCCTGgcctgcctgctgctgctgagctgAGCTGAGCTGAGCTGAGCCGCAGAGAAGAGGTCGGGCTTGGTTTAACTCAAAGCTCTGCGTTGTACCGGATCACTACTACCTCTGAGGATGTTTTTTTATGCATGTTTTTATAAAGAGGTAATCGTTAACGAGTAATCATGAGTTGAAGGAATCGATGAACGTGAATGTGGTGAAGGCACGTTAAAGGTCCTACCTTCTCTTTTGTCCTGGCCCAGGGCAGAGGGAAGTGTGCCTCCTGGTGGGTCGATGTGTTTAGCAGTGGGAAGTGGCATGTTATACCTAGTACAGCTATGGGTGGGGGTTGTGCAAGGTAAGCTAAATTGTACATACTAACACATTAAGCTAGTTCAGCATTTGTGCAAAGTCAGCGTGTCCCACAGAACTGAACTGTGACTGCCATGACCGTATGTGTACAGTATCGACTACGCTCCGAGCTGCCAGGTGTAAACATGTGTACATCCCACACTACTTTTATTAAGCTTCAGACCACATCTACTGGGGAATTGCAGTTAAACGTATAAGAGGAGTCGGTGCATATCATGATTCAGTGTCAAATCTTTTCTTAGTTGAGACTTGTGGTGGAACTGAAGTGGCTGAGGTTTATAGTGGTCGTAAATTACGTTTGATTTCCaaacatttcatttttatttactCCAATTGTATCGCCCAATTTGGAGAATACTTGTATACGTTCAAACTTTTCTTCAGGTTAATAATTTTGATAGAGGGAGCATTCGTGACAATGTGTTTGCATTATTATGTGCTGTTGTATTTTGGTATTGGGTGGATTTGTAGGAAGTTGGGCTAAACTGATGATTGACACCACATGCAACACTTAATCTCAGAGACGGTGGGTGAAGCTTTATTATTGCTCCCATGATTGACTGACTAACTACTGACTCAAATGGCCGCAGATATGCAGCAAGCTTTAATAGCACTCCTAAAAAAAGGATATTATTGATCGGTTATCAGGACCAAAACCAGTGattatatttctttctttttttccacaTTTGTGATTTATGGTCCTATAGACAAATATGTACTATATTCTCTCTAACCTTGTTTCACCAAATTTGCTAGCATTTTATATCATGTGGTCATATTTTGTATGTTgagtgatttttattttatttgtatatgcatTTCATTGAATATGTAGCAGCCTTTGCAgatgctgtgaaaaaaaatagattttggCGACAACTGAGTTTTGAGTAACAAGACTGCCATCCAGGGAGGACTGTCCACTTGCCAGATGAATGGACAATGATatagaaatactttttatttcatttatatcCCTTTGTGCCATGCAGgtgcctttttaataaacaatattaAAC
This region includes:
- the si:dkey-16l2.17 gene encoding serine protease 33; the encoded protein is MNTFLVVLVATGLRSCLSQVCGRAPPENRIVGGSDAVEGAWPWQVDIQQGANGHVCGGSLIAADWVLSAAHCFPTPSDVSEYRLYVGRYQLNGLNRFETVRRVSRVLVASGYESPERGSDLALVQLDGPVEWSEYVRPVCLPDSGVRFPGGRPCYVTGWGHIRQGVSLPGVGTLQEVMVPIIDQTSCRTMYSVDADGTDDVDILSDMICAGYQEGGKDSCQGDSGGPLVCPMGNDTWIQAGVVSFGLGCAEPNRPGVYAKVSAFADFIRATVPEVQLIAAGWRSTAALALVLAPSLACLLLLS